A single genomic interval of Lynx canadensis isolate LIC74 chromosome A2, mLynCan4.pri.v2, whole genome shotgun sequence harbors:
- the YKT6 gene encoding LOW QUALITY PROTEIN: synaptobrevin homolog YKT6 (The sequence of the model RefSeq protein was modified relative to this genomic sequence to represent the inferred CDS: deleted 2 bases in 2 codons), with protein MKLYSLSVCTKARPKAVLLKAAYDVSSFSFFQRSSVQEFMTFTSQLIVERSAKGSRASVKEQEYLCHVYVRNDSLAGVVIADSEYPSRVAFTLLEKVLDEFSKQVDRIEWPVGSPATIHYTALDGHLSRYQNPREADPMSKVQAELDETKIILHNTMESLLERGEKLDDLVSKSEVLGTQSKAFYKTARKQNSCCAVM; from the exons ATGAAGCTGTACAGCCTCAGCGTCTGTACAAAGGCGAGGCCCAAGGCGGTGCTGCTCAAAGCCGCGTACGACGTGTCCTCCTTCAGCTTCTTCCAGAGGTCCAG TGTTCAGGAGTTCATGACCTTCACGAGTCAGCTGATCGTGGAGCGCTCGGCCAAGGGCAGCAGAGCTTCAGTCAAAGAACAAG AATATCTGTGCCACGTCTACGTGCGAAACGACAGCCTTGCAGGGGTT GTCATTGCTGACAGTGAATATCCGTCCCGGGTGGCCTTTACCTTGCTGGAGA AGGTACTAGACGAATTCTCCAAGCAGGTGGACAGGATAGAGTGGCCAGTCGGATCC CCTGCTACAATTCACTACACGGCCCTAGATGGCCACCTCAGTCGATACCAG AACCCCCGAGAAGCTGACCCCATGAGTAAGGTGCAGGCTGAGCTGGATGAGACCAAAATCATTCTG CACAACACCATGGAGTCTCTGCTGGAGCGGGGGGAGAAACTAGATGACCTGGTGTCCAAGTCTGaagtgctggggacacagtcTAAAGCCTTCTATAAAACG gcCCGGAAGCAGAACTCATGCTGTGCAGTAATGTGA